The Humulus lupulus chromosome 4, drHumLupu1.1, whole genome shotgun sequence genome has a window encoding:
- the LOC133829454 gene encoding protein TERMINAL FLOWER 1-like: protein MARMLEPLVVGGVIGDVLESFTPSIKMSASYNKKQVCNGHELFPSVVISKPRVEIQGADMRSFFTLVMTDPDVPGPSDPYLREHLHWIVTDIPGTTDATFGREVVSYESPKPNIGIHRFVFVLFKQKGRDSVSAPASRDHFNTKSFAAQNDLGLPVAAVYFNAQRETAARRR from the exons ATGGCAAGAATGTTAGAACCTCTTGTGGTTGGAGGAGTGATAGGAGATGTTCTTGAGTCTTTCACTCCATCCATAAAAATGTCTGCCTCTTATAATAAGAAGCAAGTCTGTAATGGACATGAGCTCTTTCCTTCAGTTGTCATCTCCAAACCTAGGGTTGAGATTCAAGGAGCTGATATGAGATCTTTCTTCACACtg GTCATGACAGACCCAGATGTCCCTGGCCCAAGTGATCCTTACTTAAGGGAGCACCTGCACTG GATTGTGACAGACATACCAGGCACAACAGATGCTACATTTG GAAGGGAAGTGGTGAGCTATGAGAGCCCAAAGCCAAATATAGGGATTCACAGGTTTGTGTTTGTTCTGTTCAAACAGAAAGGCCGAGACTCGGTGAGTGCACCAGCTTCAAGGGATCACTTCAACACCAAAAGCTTCGCTGCTCAAAACGACCTCGGTCTTCCTGTCGCTGCCGTTTATTTCAACGCTCAGAGAGAAACGGCAGCTAGAAGACGCTAG